A single window of Mycobacterium sp. ITM-2016-00318 DNA harbors:
- a CDS encoding sarcosine oxidase subunit beta family protein, with product MTPSAPPGAHLPDHPEFLWRTPQPKKSYDVVIVGGGGHGLATAHYLAENHGITNVAVLERGWLAGGNMARNTTLIRSNYLWDESARIYEHALKLWEGLEEDLGYPILFSQRGVLNLAHSLQDVRDSVRRVEANKLNGIDAQWVDPDEVKKLCPIINISNDIRYPVLGATYQPRAGIAKHDYVAWGFARRADEAGIDIIQNCEVIGFDTDGDTVTAVRTTQGTISAGRVALCAAGHTSTLTDMLGIRTPLQSHPLQALVSELLEPVHPTIVMSNAVHVYVSQAHKGELVMGAGIDSYNGYGQRGAFHIIERQMGAAVELFPIFARAHLLRTWAGIVDVCPDASPIVSRTPYENLYLNAGWGTGGFKATPGIGWCLADTIANDEPHEFVAPFGLDRFVSGALVDEHGAAGVAH from the coding sequence GTGACACCGTCGGCGCCTCCCGGCGCGCATCTGCCGGACCATCCCGAGTTTCTCTGGCGCACACCGCAACCGAAGAAGTCCTACGACGTCGTCATCGTCGGCGGAGGCGGACACGGCCTCGCGACCGCGCACTACCTCGCCGAGAACCACGGCATCACCAACGTCGCGGTGCTCGAGCGGGGCTGGCTGGCCGGCGGCAACATGGCCCGCAACACCACGCTGATCCGATCGAACTACCTCTGGGACGAAAGCGCACGCATCTACGAGCACGCGCTCAAGCTCTGGGAAGGACTCGAGGAGGACCTCGGCTATCCGATCCTCTTCAGCCAGCGCGGGGTCCTCAACCTCGCGCACAGCCTGCAGGACGTCCGCGACAGCGTGCGTCGGGTCGAGGCCAACAAGCTCAACGGCATCGACGCCCAGTGGGTCGACCCCGACGAGGTCAAGAAGCTGTGCCCGATCATCAATATCTCCAACGACATTCGCTATCCGGTGCTCGGCGCCACCTACCAGCCGCGCGCAGGCATCGCCAAGCACGACTACGTCGCATGGGGTTTCGCCCGCCGGGCCGATGAGGCGGGCATCGACATCATCCAGAACTGCGAGGTCATCGGGTTCGACACCGACGGTGACACGGTGACCGCAGTGCGCACGACACAGGGCACCATCAGCGCAGGGCGGGTCGCACTGTGCGCGGCCGGGCACACGTCGACGCTGACCGACATGCTGGGGATCCGCACACCGTTACAGAGCCATCCGCTTCAGGCGCTGGTGTCCGAACTGCTCGAGCCGGTCCACCCCACGATCGTGATGTCGAACGCGGTGCACGTGTACGTATCTCAGGCGCACAAGGGCGAACTCGTGATGGGCGCGGGGATCGACTCCTACAACGGTTACGGTCAGCGCGGCGCATTCCACATCATCGAGCGCCAGATGGGCGCCGCCGTCGAGTTGTTCCCGATTTTCGCCCGCGCCCACCTGCTGCGCACCTGGGCCGGCATCGTGGACGTCTGCCCCGACGCGTCCCCCATTGTCAGCCGCACCCCGTACGAGAATCTGTACCTCAATGCGGGCTGGGGCACAGGCGGTTTCAAGGCGACGCCGGGAATCGGGTGGTGTCTGGCAGACACGATCGCCAACGACGAGCCGCACGAGTTCGTCGCTCCTTTCGGCCTCGACCGGTTCGTGTCCGGCGCGCTGGTCGACGAACACGGCGCCGCGGGCGTCGCGCACTAA
- a CDS encoding GntR family transcriptional regulator: MSFADQAYLVIQDKLIMLDIRPNEAIVESELAAGLNLGRTPVREALKRLEADRLVVSFPRRGTFATGVDVADLRHISQIRVNLEPVAARAAAENASADVRAHLLELADRTDALEIGTIDRHQLMRWDLRVHRAIYRATGNPHLEDVLIRYDNLATRIFCLFLDRLPTVAQHVGEHTQLLRTIADGDGEAAAEIALAHVTGFEKAVRAIV, translated from the coding sequence ATGTCGTTCGCCGATCAGGCGTACCTCGTGATCCAGGACAAGCTGATCATGCTGGACATCCGGCCGAACGAGGCGATCGTCGAGAGCGAACTGGCCGCAGGGCTCAACCTCGGCCGAACGCCGGTACGTGAGGCCCTGAAGCGGTTGGAAGCCGATCGTCTGGTGGTGTCGTTTCCGCGTCGCGGCACCTTTGCCACCGGCGTCGACGTCGCCGATCTACGGCATATCTCGCAAATCCGCGTGAACCTCGAACCCGTCGCTGCGCGGGCCGCCGCCGAGAACGCCTCTGCGGATGTGCGCGCGCATCTGCTGGAACTGGCCGACCGGACCGACGCACTGGAGATCGGCACCATCGATCGTCATCAGTTGATGCGGTGGGATCTGCGGGTGCATCGCGCCATCTACCGTGCGACCGGCAATCCCCATCTGGAGGATGTGCTGATCCGGTACGACAATCTCGCGACGCGCATCTTCTGCCTTTTCCTCGACCGGCTTCCCACGGTCGCGCAGCATGTTGGCGAGCACACCCAACTGCTGCGCACCATCGCCGACGGCGACGGTGAAGCCGCCGCCGAGATCGCCCTCGCCCACGTCACCGGATTCGAGAAAGCCGTCCGCGCGATCGTCTGA
- a CDS encoding GntR family transcriptional regulator encodes MTLSELSFADVQAGVGTHADRAYETVRERLVMLDIRPGEPINDDSLAAELGLGRTPVREALKRLERDRLVIAYPRRGTFATAVDMTDLADISEIRKQLEPVAAARAARTATAEAKARLTKLAYGIAGIDDTDDPREILRHDVHVHREIYRASGNPHLETILVGLDAHATRIWCLFLDRLPDVGSHVREHIELLEAIVAGDEDTAADLTLSHVNGFEQAIRALL; translated from the coding sequence ATGACGCTGTCGGAATTGTCGTTCGCCGACGTCCAGGCGGGCGTCGGAACCCATGCGGACCGTGCCTACGAAACGGTGCGCGAGCGGCTCGTCATGCTCGACATCCGGCCCGGTGAGCCGATCAACGACGACAGCCTTGCCGCCGAACTCGGGTTGGGTCGTACGCCCGTCCGCGAGGCGCTCAAGCGCCTGGAGCGCGATCGGCTGGTGATCGCGTATCCCCGTCGCGGCACCTTCGCCACCGCGGTGGACATGACCGACCTCGCCGACATCTCCGAGATCCGCAAGCAGCTGGAACCGGTCGCGGCGGCCCGCGCGGCCCGCACGGCGACCGCAGAAGCCAAGGCGCGACTGACCAAGCTGGCGTACGGCATCGCGGGCATCGACGACACCGATGACCCCCGCGAGATCTTGCGGCATGACGTCCACGTCCATCGCGAAATCTATCGGGCTTCAGGCAATCCCCACCTGGAGACGATCCTCGTCGGCCTTGACGCGCACGCGACGCGGATCTGGTGCCTCTTCCTCGACCGGCTTCCCGACGTCGGGAGCCACGTCCGCGAGCACATCGAACTGCTGGAAGCGATCGTCGCGGGCGACGAGGACACCGCCGCCGACCTGACGCTGTCCCACGTCAACGGATTCGAGCAGGCGATCCGGGCGTTGCTGTAG
- the glyA gene encoding serine hydroxymethyltransferase — MSLDTAGLTTAKAANPILGESLAALDPEVYRAIADELSRQQRTLEMIASENFAPLAVMQAQGSVLTNKYAEGYPGRRYYGGCEHVDVTEQLAIDRLKCLFGAEFANVQPHSGAQANSAVMAALLTPGDTILGLALPHGGHLTHGMKLNFSGKLYDVAAYHVSEDDHRVDMAEVERLAHERKPKLILAGWSAYPRQLDFAEFRRIADEVGAYLMVDMAHFAGLVAADLHPSPVPHAHVVTSTTHKTLGGPRGGIILTNDEALAKKINSSVFPGQQGGPLEHVIAAKAVSFKLAAEPEFRERQQRTLDGSKILAERLLQEDSRKAGINVVSRGTDVHLVLVDLRKSELDGKQAEDRLHRVGITVNRNAVPFDPRPPMISSGVRIGTAALATRGFDLDGFREVADIISLALRPDADDADLDALRARVDVLSQRFPLYPNLTEASL; from the coding sequence ATGAGTCTCGACACCGCAGGACTGACCACGGCGAAGGCCGCCAACCCGATCTTGGGCGAGAGCCTCGCCGCGCTCGACCCTGAGGTCTATCGCGCCATCGCCGACGAGTTGAGCCGTCAGCAGCGCACCCTCGAGATGATCGCAAGTGAGAATTTCGCGCCGCTGGCCGTGATGCAGGCGCAGGGGTCTGTGCTCACGAACAAGTACGCCGAGGGGTACCCGGGTCGGCGTTATTACGGCGGCTGCGAACACGTCGACGTGACGGAGCAGCTTGCCATCGACCGGCTCAAGTGTCTGTTCGGCGCCGAATTCGCGAACGTGCAGCCGCATTCGGGTGCACAGGCCAACTCCGCGGTGATGGCCGCTCTGCTCACGCCGGGCGATACCATCCTCGGGCTTGCCCTTCCGCACGGCGGCCACCTCACCCACGGGATGAAGCTGAATTTCTCCGGCAAGCTCTACGACGTCGCCGCCTACCATGTGTCCGAGGACGACCACCGCGTCGACATGGCCGAGGTCGAGCGGCTGGCCCACGAACGCAAGCCCAAGCTGATCCTGGCCGGCTGGTCGGCCTATCCGCGGCAGCTCGACTTCGCCGAATTCCGGCGCATCGCAGACGAAGTCGGTGCGTACCTGATGGTCGACATGGCGCACTTCGCAGGCTTGGTGGCCGCCGACCTGCACCCGTCACCGGTCCCTCATGCCCACGTCGTCACCTCCACCACGCACAAGACGCTCGGCGGCCCGCGCGGCGGGATCATTCTGACCAACGACGAGGCGCTGGCCAAGAAGATCAACTCGTCGGTCTTCCCTGGCCAGCAGGGCGGTCCGCTCGAACATGTCATCGCCGCCAAGGCGGTCTCGTTCAAGCTCGCCGCCGAGCCGGAATTTCGCGAGCGTCAGCAGCGCACCCTCGACGGCTCGAAGATCCTTGCCGAGCGCCTCCTGCAGGAGGATTCGCGTAAAGCGGGGATCAACGTGGTGTCGCGAGGCACCGACGTGCACCTGGTGCTGGTGGACCTCCGCAAGTCCGAGCTGGACGGCAAGCAGGCAGAAGACCGCCTCCACCGGGTCGGAATCACCGTCAACCGCAACGCTGTTCCGTTCGACCCGCGGCCGCCCATGATCAGCTCGGGAGTGCGCATCGGCACCGCGGCGCTCGCGACCCGCGGCTTCGACCTCGACGGCTTCCGTGAGGTCGCCGACATCATCAGCCTCGCGCTGCGGCCCGACGCCGACGACGCCGACCTCGACGCCCTGCGCGCCAGGGTCGACGTACTGTCGCAGCGTTTCCCGCTGTACCCGAACCTGACGGAGGCCTCGCTGTGA
- a CDS encoding sarcosine oxidase subunit delta yields the protein MQLIECPWCGPREETEFHYGGEAHVAYPEDPQTLTDEQWAHYVFFRSNPKGLFAERWTHSHGCRRWFNAIRDTATYRFQRVYRPHEQRPTV from the coding sequence ATGCAGCTCATCGAATGCCCGTGGTGCGGGCCGCGCGAAGAGACAGAGTTCCACTACGGCGGCGAGGCGCACGTGGCGTATCCCGAGGACCCCCAAACGCTGACCGACGAGCAGTGGGCGCACTACGTGTTCTTCCGCAGCAATCCCAAGGGGCTGTTCGCCGAGCGGTGGACCCACAGCCACGGTTGCCGCCGCTGGTTCAACGCCATCCGCGACACAGCGACCTACCGATTCCAGCGGGTCTACCGCCCGCACGAGCAGAGGCCCACGGTCTGA
- a CDS encoding FAD-dependent oxidoreductase has protein sequence MGSPRVVIIGAGIVGTNLADEISSRGWDRVTVLDQGPLPLTGGSSSHAPGLVFQTNPSKTMTAFASYTVEKCLSLDVDGAWCFNQVGGLEVATTEGRLAELHRRQGWATAWGVKGRVIDPQECAKLHPLLDPNRILGGFHTETDGLAKSARIVVALTRRAQSRGAEFRGSTKVIGIEHSGGKVTGVTTTAGTVAADIVVSCGGFWGPDLGALIGMDVPLLPLAHQYVRTHQIPELVGRNTEMSEAWFPILRHQDQDLYFREHVDRLGIGSYAHRPMPVDMRALPDGEITPVAMPSMLSFTEDDFAPAWEQARQLLPCLQTASVESGFNGIFSFTPDGAPLVGESDEVAGFWIAEAVWVTHSAGVARAVAQVLVDGRSEVALNGCDVHRFEEVQLDPGYVSETSQQNFIEVYDILHPLQPKESPRNLRVSPFHARQKELGAMFLEAAGWERPHWFEANASLVDLLPAEWRPPARDDWAAMFHSPIAAAEAWRTRTAVALYDMTPLKRLEISGPEAVHLLQRLTTGKMDKSVGSVTYTMVLDEAGGIRSDITVARLSQDAFQVGVNGNLDLDYFRRQAPPDDSVAVRDITGGTCCIGVWGPHARDLVSALSREDFTNESFKYFRCKKVRIAGVPVTAMRLSYVGELGWELYTTAEHGLRLWDALWAEGQRHGVIAAGRAAFNSLRMEKGYRSWGTDMTAEHNPFEAGLGFSVRAEKNGYVGHDALAGVSDDTVGRRLVCLTIDDGASVVLGSEPVFVDGTPAGYITSAAYGHTVGAPIAYAWLPAKANVGTGVEIQYFDRRIAATVVAEPLVDPEMKKIRA, from the coding sequence ATGGGATCACCCCGCGTCGTGATCATCGGGGCCGGCATCGTCGGCACAAACCTGGCGGACGAAATCTCCTCCCGCGGATGGGACCGCGTCACGGTGCTAGACCAGGGGCCGCTCCCGTTGACAGGTGGGTCGTCCTCGCATGCGCCGGGCTTGGTGTTCCAAACCAATCCTTCGAAGACGATGACGGCGTTCGCGTCATACACGGTTGAGAAGTGCCTGTCGCTGGACGTCGACGGCGCGTGGTGCTTCAACCAGGTCGGCGGCCTCGAGGTGGCGACCACCGAAGGGCGGCTCGCCGAACTGCACCGCAGGCAGGGCTGGGCGACGGCGTGGGGAGTCAAGGGGCGCGTGATCGATCCGCAGGAGTGCGCGAAACTGCACCCACTGCTCGATCCCAACCGGATACTGGGCGGCTTTCACACCGAAACCGACGGACTCGCCAAGTCCGCGCGCATCGTCGTCGCGCTCACGCGCCGCGCGCAGAGCCGGGGCGCGGAATTCCGCGGGTCGACCAAGGTGATCGGTATCGAGCACAGTGGAGGAAAAGTCACCGGGGTGACCACCACAGCCGGCACGGTGGCCGCCGACATCGTCGTCTCCTGCGGCGGATTCTGGGGTCCCGACCTCGGCGCGCTCATCGGCATGGATGTGCCGCTGCTGCCGTTGGCTCACCAGTACGTCAGAACCCACCAGATTCCCGAACTGGTCGGGCGAAATACCGAGATGTCCGAGGCCTGGTTCCCGATACTGCGCCATCAGGATCAGGACCTGTACTTCCGCGAGCACGTGGACCGCCTCGGCATCGGGTCGTATGCCCATCGCCCGATGCCGGTCGATATGCGCGCGCTGCCCGACGGTGAGATCACCCCCGTCGCAATGCCTTCCATGCTGTCGTTCACCGAAGACGATTTCGCTCCGGCCTGGGAGCAGGCCAGGCAACTGCTGCCCTGCCTGCAAACGGCGAGCGTCGAATCGGGTTTCAACGGCATCTTTTCCTTCACCCCCGATGGCGCACCGCTGGTCGGCGAATCCGACGAGGTCGCCGGTTTCTGGATCGCCGAGGCGGTGTGGGTGACGCATTCCGCGGGCGTGGCCCGCGCGGTGGCGCAGGTGTTGGTAGACGGGCGGTCAGAGGTCGCGCTGAACGGTTGCGATGTGCACCGCTTCGAAGAGGTGCAGCTCGACCCTGGCTACGTCAGCGAGACATCGCAGCAGAACTTCATCGAGGTCTACGACATTCTGCATCCGTTGCAGCCCAAGGAATCCCCGCGCAACCTGCGTGTCAGCCCGTTCCACGCGCGGCAAAAGGAACTCGGGGCAATGTTTCTCGAGGCTGCCGGGTGGGAACGGCCACACTGGTTCGAGGCCAACGCCAGTCTGGTCGACCTGTTGCCCGCCGAGTGGCGGCCGCCCGCCCGCGACGACTGGGCGGCCATGTTTCACTCGCCGATCGCAGCAGCCGAGGCGTGGCGAACGAGAACCGCGGTGGCGCTCTACGACATGACACCGCTGAAGCGGCTCGAGATCTCCGGGCCAGAAGCGGTACACCTGTTGCAGCGGTTGACAACCGGCAAGATGGACAAGTCGGTCGGATCAGTCACGTACACGATGGTTTTAGACGAAGCCGGCGGTATTCGCAGCGATATCACCGTCGCCCGGCTGTCGCAGGACGCTTTCCAGGTCGGCGTGAACGGCAATTTGGATCTCGACTACTTCCGCCGCCAGGCGCCACCCGACGACAGCGTTGCGGTTAGAGACATCACCGGCGGAACCTGCTGCATCGGCGTGTGGGGCCCGCATGCCCGCGACCTCGTGTCGGCGCTGAGCCGCGAAGACTTCACGAACGAGTCGTTCAAGTACTTCCGGTGCAAGAAGGTGCGCATCGCCGGCGTTCCAGTCACCGCCATGCGGCTGTCCTATGTGGGCGAACTCGGCTGGGAGCTGTACACCACCGCCGAACACGGACTCCGCCTGTGGGACGCGCTGTGGGCGGAAGGCCAGCGCCACGGCGTCATCGCCGCGGGCCGAGCCGCTTTCAACAGCCTGCGGATGGAGAAGGGCTACCGCTCGTGGGGCACTGATATGACCGCCGAGCACAATCCGTTCGAGGCGGGGCTCGGCTTCTCTGTGCGCGCGGAGAAAAACGGCTATGTCGGACACGACGCCCTTGCGGGCGTCTCCGACGACACGGTAGGGCGCCGCCTTGTCTGTCTGACCATCGACGACGGTGCATCGGTCGTACTCGGTTCCGAGCCGGTCTTCGTCGACGGCACGCCGGCCGGTTACATCACCAGCGCAGCGTACGGGCACACAGTCGGAGCGCCGATCGCTTACGCCTGGCTACCCGCGAAGGCGAACGTCGGCACCGGCGTCGAGATCCAGTACTTCGACCGTCGCATCGCCGCCACCGTCGTCGCCGAGCCGCTCGTCGATCCAGAGATGAAGAAAATCCGCGCGTGA
- a CDS encoding 2Fe-2S iron-sulfur cluster-binding protein translates to MTAHFRTSTGGRIARDTTLSFAFNDRELTGHAGDTLASALLANGVHQVTTSIKLGRPRGFTAAWAEDTGGLVQIEHPFPEPMLLATTVELFDGLVARGIAGQGRLAEIPDTARYDSTHVHADVLVAGAGPAGLAAALTAARAGARVVLIDEQCEAGGALLGSTDLIEGRPALGWVADAVAELATYPDVLHLQRTTAFGHYDDGFVLALQRRTDHLGADAPAAVSRQRVWRIRARHIVVAAGAHERPVVFADNDRPGIMLANGARTFLHRYGVRVGEHGVVFTTNDSAYLAAFDLHDAGVAINAVVDARPGVRQELRDECTARGITIRPASMVTGTRGDARVTHAIVDRPGEDAAPVAIPCDVLLVSGGWNPAVHLFSQARGKLRYDDTLGAFVPGESLDAISVVGSADGVFDLPGCLRSGREAAASAVEALGFSAPPNPIAGEADPVSAAAPGAVVWYVPDAKAATRQFVDVQRDATVADLVRAVGAGMRSMEHIKRYTTIGTAHDQGKTSGVVASGITSDLLGVPMEDLGVTTFRPPYTPVAFAALAGRARGHMFDPERVTAVHDWHVERGAVFEDVGMWKRPRYYPLPGEDMESAVLRECAAVRSGVGILDGSTLGKIDVQGPDAGQFLDMLYTNMMSTLKVGMVRYGVMCGVDGMVIDDGTVMRLADARYMAFTTTGGAARILDWMEEWLQTEWPHLRVRLTSVTEQWHTFPVVGPKSRDVVGALFGDVDVSNEAFPFMAWRDTTLDGVHVRIARVSFSGELAYEVNVMGWYATALWERLIAAGERHGITPYGTETMHVLRAEKGYPIIGQDTDGTITPQDLGMSWAVSKKKRDFVGKRSFTRSENLNPLRKQFVGLLPTDADTVLPEGAQIIEYIEGDQLPPPPVPMLGHVTSSYRSAELGRPFALALVKGGHARIGETLHVPVDGTLVPVEVTGSVLVDPEGARRDG, encoded by the coding sequence ATGACTGCACATTTCCGTACCAGCACGGGTGGACGCATTGCCCGGGACACGACCCTGAGCTTCGCATTCAACGACCGGGAGCTGACTGGGCACGCCGGTGACACGCTCGCCTCAGCGCTACTCGCCAACGGCGTGCATCAGGTGACCACCAGCATCAAGCTGGGCCGCCCGCGCGGCTTCACCGCGGCATGGGCCGAGGACACCGGTGGCCTCGTCCAGATCGAGCACCCGTTCCCCGAGCCGATGCTGCTTGCGACAACGGTCGAACTGTTCGACGGCCTCGTCGCGCGCGGCATTGCGGGTCAGGGCCGGCTCGCAGAGATCCCCGACACCGCAAGGTACGACAGCACCCACGTGCATGCCGACGTGCTCGTCGCCGGTGCAGGGCCTGCCGGGTTGGCCGCCGCGTTGACCGCGGCGCGGGCTGGGGCGCGGGTCGTGCTGATCGATGAACAATGCGAAGCGGGCGGCGCCCTGCTCGGCTCCACTGACCTGATCGAGGGCAGGCCGGCCCTGGGCTGGGTGGCCGACGCCGTCGCCGAACTGGCGACCTACCCGGACGTGCTGCACCTGCAACGCACTACCGCCTTCGGCCACTACGACGACGGGTTCGTCCTTGCGCTGCAACGGCGTACCGATCATCTGGGCGCCGACGCGCCCGCCGCTGTCAGCAGGCAGCGAGTGTGGCGGATCCGGGCGCGGCACATCGTCGTCGCCGCGGGCGCCCACGAGCGACCCGTGGTGTTCGCCGACAACGACCGGCCCGGCATCATGCTTGCCAATGGCGCGCGGACGTTCCTGCACCGGTACGGCGTGAGGGTCGGCGAGCACGGAGTCGTTTTCACCACCAACGACAGCGCCTACCTGGCGGCGTTCGACCTGCACGACGCGGGCGTCGCGATCAACGCGGTCGTCGATGCGCGCCCCGGCGTCAGGCAGGAACTACGCGACGAATGCACCGCACGCGGCATCACAATCCGCCCGGCGTCGATGGTTACCGGCACGCGCGGCGACGCACGCGTCACCCACGCGATCGTCGACCGGCCCGGCGAGGACGCCGCTCCCGTCGCCATCCCGTGCGACGTATTGCTCGTCAGCGGTGGCTGGAATCCGGCGGTGCACCTCTTCAGCCAGGCCCGCGGCAAGCTGCGCTACGACGACACGCTCGGCGCCTTCGTTCCCGGTGAGTCGCTCGACGCGATCAGCGTCGTCGGATCGGCCGACGGCGTGTTCGACCTACCCGGATGCCTGCGCAGCGGCCGCGAGGCGGCAGCGTCCGCGGTCGAGGCACTCGGCTTCTCCGCTCCGCCGAACCCCATTGCCGGAGAAGCTGATCCGGTTTCGGCAGCTGCCCCCGGTGCGGTCGTGTGGTACGTGCCCGACGCGAAGGCCGCGACCCGCCAGTTCGTCGACGTCCAGCGCGACGCAACGGTGGCCGACCTGGTCCGCGCGGTAGGAGCAGGCATGCGCTCGATGGAACACATCAAGCGCTACACGACGATCGGCACCGCACACGATCAAGGCAAGACGTCCGGTGTGGTCGCCTCTGGCATCACGTCCGATCTGCTCGGCGTACCGATGGAGGACCTCGGCGTCACCACGTTCCGTCCGCCGTACACGCCGGTGGCGTTCGCCGCACTGGCCGGTCGCGCCCGTGGCCACATGTTCGATCCCGAACGGGTAACGGCGGTGCATGATTGGCACGTCGAACGCGGCGCGGTTTTCGAGGACGTCGGCATGTGGAAGCGTCCCCGCTACTACCCGCTTCCGGGTGAGGATATGGAAAGCGCCGTCCTCCGCGAATGTGCGGCTGTGCGAAGCGGAGTCGGCATCCTCGACGGATCCACGCTGGGCAAGATCGACGTGCAGGGGCCGGATGCGGGCCAGTTCCTCGACATGCTCTACACGAACATGATGAGCACGCTGAAGGTCGGGATGGTCCGCTACGGCGTCATGTGCGGCGTCGACGGCATGGTCATCGACGACGGCACCGTCATGCGGTTGGCCGACGCCCGCTACATGGCGTTCACCACCACCGGCGGCGCGGCGCGGATCCTCGACTGGATGGAGGAGTGGCTGCAGACCGAGTGGCCGCACCTGCGGGTGCGGCTGACGTCGGTCACCGAGCAGTGGCACACCTTCCCCGTCGTCGGCCCGAAGTCGCGCGACGTCGTCGGCGCATTGTTCGGTGATGTCGACGTCAGCAACGAGGCGTTCCCGTTCATGGCGTGGCGGGACACCACGCTCGACGGCGTGCATGTCCGCATCGCCCGCGTCAGCTTCTCCGGTGAACTGGCCTACGAGGTCAACGTCATGGGTTGGTACGCAACAGCGTTGTGGGAGCGCCTCATCGCCGCGGGTGAGCGGCACGGGATCACGCCGTACGGCACGGAGACGATGCACGTCCTGCGCGCCGAGAAGGGTTACCCGATCATCGGGCAGGACACCGACGGCACGATCACGCCGCAGGATCTCGGCATGAGCTGGGCAGTGTCGAAGAAGAAGCGCGACTTCGTCGGTAAGCGGTCGTTCACCCGCAGCGAGAACCTGAATCCGTTGCGCAAACAGTTCGTCGGGCTGCTTCCCACCGATGCGGACACGGTGTTGCCCGAAGGGGCGCAGATCATCGAGTACATCGAGGGCGACCAGTTGCCACCGCCGCCGGTGCCGATGCTCGGGCACGTCACGTCGAGCTACCGAAGCGCCGAGCTGGGCCGGCCGTTCGCGCTAGCGCTCGTCAAGGGCGGCCACGCCCGCATCGGAGAAACCTTGCACGTCCCGGTAGACGGCACCCTGGTGCCCGTCGAAGTCACCGGTTCCGTGCTCGTCGACCCGGAAGGAGCTCGCCGCGATGGCTGA
- a CDS encoding IclR family transcriptional regulator, translating into MSNGTSEAGGGGVQSVDRAVCVLEILARLGEAGVTELASEIGVHKSTVSRLLTALEEHELVEQAHERGKYRLGFGILRLANAVSGQLDITRQGREICERLAVEMGETVNIAVLRSHYVVNVDQARGPTSVGSHNWVGELTPLHATSSGKILLASMSVEGRHDLLKEAGLTRYTEHTITSFDDLDHQLDSIARDGYVVSMEEFEHGLTAVAAPIRDHTGTVIAALSVSGPVYRLTEDRAREIAPAVVSAAASVSERMGHQG; encoded by the coding sequence GTGAGCAACGGGACCTCCGAAGCGGGCGGCGGGGGTGTGCAGTCAGTTGACCGTGCAGTTTGCGTGCTCGAGATCCTCGCCCGCCTCGGTGAAGCCGGGGTGACCGAACTCGCCAGCGAAATCGGGGTCCACAAGTCGACGGTGTCGCGGTTGCTCACCGCGCTCGAGGAGCATGAACTCGTCGAGCAGGCACATGAACGAGGCAAGTATCGGCTCGGGTTCGGGATTCTGCGGCTGGCCAATGCGGTTTCCGGGCAACTCGACATCACCCGTCAGGGCCGCGAGATTTGCGAACGGCTTGCCGTCGAGATGGGAGAGACGGTCAACATCGCGGTGCTGCGATCACACTATGTGGTCAACGTCGACCAGGCCCGCGGCCCGACCTCGGTCGGCAGTCACAACTGGGTCGGTGAGTTGACGCCGCTGCACGCGACGTCGAGCGGCAAGATCCTGCTGGCGTCCATGTCGGTGGAAGGGCGACATGACCTGCTCAAAGAGGCGGGGTTGACCCGCTACACCGAACACACCATCACCTCGTTCGACGACCTGGATCATCAACTCGATTCGATCGCACGCGACGGCTATGTCGTGTCGATGGAAGAGTTCGAGCATGGGCTGACCGCGGTGGCGGCGCCGATTCGCGATCACACCGGCACGGTCATCGCGGCGCTCAGCGTCTCGGGCCCGGTCTACCGGCTGACCGAAGACAGGGCTCGCGAGATCGCCCCCGCTGTCGTCTCCGCCGCCGCCTCGGTCTCGGAACGCATGGGCCACCAGGGCTGA